In a single window of the Fibrobacter sp. UWB15 genome:
- the metG gene encoding methionine--tRNA ligase, whose amino-acid sequence MKNFYVTTPIYYVNDAPHIGHSYTTVLADILTRFHKILGYQTFFLTGTDEHGQKVQRAAEKRGVTPQEHVDEYYHRFEDLWKKMGIGNDFFIRTTMPEHKAFVQECLQKLWDKGEIYSKEYEGWYSVGEERFFSEDELDENKCDPISHRPVEWLKEKNYFFKMGSYQQKLIDFLESHKDWIVPDYRWNEIRGFLRQPLNDLCISRPKARLSWGIPLPFDTDYVTYVWFDALLNYVSASTAFHKTYADGTPIWPATYHLIGKDILTTHSVYWPTMLMALDIPLPQHILAHGWWLVNGGEKMSKSAGNVVNPMDYMEKYGIDAFRYFLAREMVVGQDANFTHDAFVRRINSDLANDLGNVLNRVHRLVITNFEGKLPAATAIGDAEKEVIDLANKVIAEIKEGLPQARLSQSIETIMQLVRSINRYLEVKAPWKLAKDPAMKDELATVLYVSAEAVRLSLCLLWPVIPGKSEEGLAMIGSKFQSADDLAWGILKGGEAFGEGKPLFPRIEEEVKKQEQQPKPKQNKPLMAADVPAAMDMRVAQIKEVADHPDATSLYVLKVDAGEGELRTICSGLKNSYKAEELQDRKILLFANLKPSALRGIMSQGMLFAGDLDNEAHTCRLVSVPEDAKPGDRALFKGVAPSEPRELKVKDFEKIALSVKGGAVFCDSLALEVNGKAVTCDVADGNGVH is encoded by the coding sequence ATGAAAAATTTTTACGTTACTACTCCGATTTATTACGTGAATGACGCCCCGCATATTGGGCATTCCTACACCACGGTTTTGGCCGATATTCTCACCCGTTTCCACAAGATTCTCGGCTACCAGACGTTCTTCTTGACCGGTACCGACGAACACGGCCAGAAGGTGCAGCGCGCCGCCGAAAAGCGCGGCGTGACCCCGCAGGAACACGTAGACGAATACTACCACCGCTTCGAAGACCTGTGGAAGAAGATGGGAATCGGTAACGACTTCTTTATCCGCACCACGATGCCCGAACACAAGGCCTTTGTGCAGGAATGCCTGCAGAAGCTCTGGGACAAGGGTGAAATCTACTCGAAGGAATACGAAGGTTGGTATTCCGTCGGCGAAGAACGCTTCTTTAGCGAAGACGAACTCGACGAAAACAAGTGCGATCCCATCAGCCACCGCCCGGTGGAATGGCTCAAGGAAAAGAACTACTTCTTCAAGATGGGTTCTTACCAGCAGAAGCTCATTGACTTCTTGGAAAGCCACAAGGACTGGATTGTGCCGGACTACCGCTGGAACGAAATCCGCGGATTCCTGCGCCAGCCGCTGAACGACCTCTGCATCAGCCGCCCCAAAGCACGCCTCAGCTGGGGCATTCCGCTGCCGTTCGACACCGACTACGTGACCTACGTCTGGTTCGACGCGCTCCTGAACTACGTGAGCGCTTCCACCGCCTTCCACAAGACTTATGCCGACGGCACGCCGATTTGGCCCGCCACTTACCACCTGATCGGTAAGGATATTTTGACGACCCACAGCGTGTACTGGCCGACCATGCTCATGGCTCTCGACATTCCGCTTCCGCAGCATATTCTGGCCCACGGCTGGTGGCTCGTGAACGGCGGAGAAAAGATGAGCAAGTCCGCTGGCAACGTGGTGAACCCCATGGACTACATGGAAAAGTACGGCATCGACGCATTCCGCTACTTCCTCGCCCGCGAAATGGTGGTGGGCCAGGACGCCAACTTCACCCACGACGCCTTCGTGCGCCGCATCAACAGCGACCTCGCCAACGACCTCGGTAACGTGCTGAACCGCGTACACCGCCTGGTCATCACGAACTTCGAAGGCAAACTTCCCGCCGCCACCGCCATTGGCGATGCAGAAAAGGAAGTCATCGATCTTGCAAACAAGGTGATTGCCGAAATCAAGGAAGGCCTGCCGCAGGCCCGCCTCTCCCAGTCTATCGAAACTATCATGCAACTCGTGCGTAGCATCAACCGCTACCTCGAAGTCAAGGCTCCGTGGAAGCTCGCGAAGGACCCGGCCATGAAGGACGAACTCGCGACCGTACTCTACGTTTCCGCCGAAGCCGTGCGCCTTTCGCTCTGCCTCTTGTGGCCGGTGATTCCGGGCAAGTCCGAAGAAGGCCTCGCCATGATCGGTTCCAAGTTCCAGAGCGCCGACGACCTCGCCTGGGGAATCCTCAAGGGTGGCGAAGCATTCGGCGAAGGCAAGCCGCTCTTCCCGCGTATTGAAGAAGAAGTCAAGAAGCAGGAGCAACAGCCGAAGCCCAAGCAGAACAAGCCCCTGATGGCCGCAGACGTTCCCGCCGCTATGGACATGCGCGTGGCCCAGATCAAGGAAGTGGCCGACCATCCGGATGCCACGAGCCTCTACGTGCTCAAGGTGGACGCCGGCGAAGGCGAACTCCGCACCATCTGCAGTGGCCTCAAGAACAGCTACAAGGCCGAAGAACTACAGGATCGTAAGATTCTCCTGTTCGCTAACCTGAAGCCGAGCGCACTGCGCGGTATCATGAGCCAGGGAATGCTCTTTGCAGGCGACCTCGATAACGAGGCCCACACCTGCCGCCTCGTCTCCGTGCCCGAAGACGCAAAGCCCGGTGACCGCGCCCTGTTCAAGGGTGTCGCTCCGAGCGAACCGCGTGAACTCAAGGTGAAGGACTTCGAAAAGATTGCGCTTTCTGTAAAGGGTGGCGCTGTGTTCTGCGACAGCCTCGCGCTCGAAGTGAACGGCAAGGCCGTGACCTGCGACGTCGCCGACGGCAACGGAGTGCATTAA